The Nicotiana tomentosiformis chromosome 2, ASM39032v3, whole genome shotgun sequence genome includes the window CTATTTTTCATTGAGTAAACAACAAGACAAACAACCTAAAATCCGAGTCACAACCCTAAAATAACCCGGCTAATGAAAATAGCAACAAAACGGACAGACAAGACTCACACAAACAAAATagagggatagaagggtttgactcaataaaataaataaaatctggatcacaccctggaataacccagataatagaaaaaacatcaaaacgagctaccaagattccttcctagtgatgagggaatgacttttcaattgctaagctTGACATTTAGCCACAAATTTGCTCATCAAAATCACCATGGCCTTCTCAAATTTTAGTCGGCAAGTTCCCAAGAGGATTCTCATACTCCATATCACCACACATCATCCCTACAAAGTGTACATCATCATGTGCATGTAAAGGATTCTGCGTGATATTCTGGGTGTCATTATCTTGGATCACAATCAGTTTTTCCTGGATcatcctttctatttctcttttcaaatcccgaCAACTTTCAACATTGTGCCCCTGGGCATTGGAATGGCATTCACACCTTTTAGAATGATCAAAGCTTCTTGCACGTGGGTCCACATGATTTGGAGGAATAGGTGCAATCATGTCATAatgctttaatttctcaaacatacttgcataggactctcctattggtgtaaaattatctttcaacctttgttcCCCTTTATACCCCTGGCTTGGATGTGGGTTATAGGGCACTTGAAAATTTTGTAGAAGCTGGTGAAAATTTTGTGGTGCTGGTGCTCGCCTTCTGGGGTGTCTTGATGGTTGGACAACATACTGAAGTGGAGCAATAGAGTATTGTGGGTTCTGAGGTGGATAGTAGTGCTCAGGGGAATCATCGGAAACCTGATAAGGCTGCTCATACCTTCGAGATGTTCTCCTAGGACCTCTTCTCGACCTTATTGTCATCATGGTTTCTTCACCCTTCTCATTTGTGTCACTAAAATTATCAGATTCAATCTGGACAGCCTGAGTTGTAGCTTTGAGAACTGCCTGACTTATAATTTAGCCTGTCTTaaggccattctcaaccatttccccaattttgattgcttcCGAGAAGGATTTGCCCACTAcggacatcatgttttgaaaataatctggCTCTTGAGCCTGAAGGAAGACAGTGATTAACTCGTGGTCATCCATGGTTGGCTTAACTCTAGTCGCTTGCTCTctccatttaatggcatattccCTGAAACTTTCAGTTGGTTTCTTCTTCAGGTTTGAAAGGGAATTGCGGTCTGGGGCGATATCGATGTTGTATTGGAACTGTTTGACAAAACcctgggccatgtcatcccatacatgccagtgagaggtttcttgatccataaaccattcagaggctacccctgTCAGGCTTTCCACGAAATAAGCCATTACTAGTTCTTCTTTTCCCTCCACACCTCTTAGctgattgcaataccttttcaggTGGGCTATGGGGTATCCATAtccatcatacttctcaaatttgggagtcttgaaaccaagtggcaaacgAACACCGGGGAATATACATAGATCCTTGAAGGCAATACTCTTCTGACCTGCCGACCCTTGCATGTTTTTCAACTTTTGTTCTAAGCTtttcactctttgggtcatttcttcTTGTGCCATCTTTCGGATAGGCTTCTCAATCTTTGAAGGAAGATCAAATAGGTACGAGTGATACTCGGGAGAATGGTATTGTTCTTGCTGGGTAGCAAATTGTAACTCATGACTTTTCTTTTGTACCACTGTTGGTTGTGGGATAGCGAAAACGGGCATAACAGCAGTGATTGTCTGATTGGTTGTCAATGGCACACTTTCGGAGCGCGCAACAGAAGTTCCAGTTGTAGTCGTACAGTTGGGATAAAGACTGAACCCAAATGGATAAGATCGATCAGACAATGAGACAAGAGTGGTAATAGTCGAGATGGGTGTGAATTTTGGGAAAACATGAGAAAGGGGTAGTCCTTGACCATTGGCCGATGCTTGACACATTTCAGTCATTTGCTGCTTCGGTATTCTTTTACCTCAACCACAGTAGACTCTTGTCGAACCCTCTGACCCCGAGTCTCTTGACCATTCGTAACAGCTTCAATGTTAGTTGTCAATGACATTTTTCCTTTGGATTTTGTGTTGTCAGCttgccacaaaccgaccacctcaaactttcttctatgattcaaaataagagacacgttagaatggactcagtcggtccttattgtcatcatcatcaattttttcattttttttctttggtcgatcgaacctgatgtgggttgtctacgtatcatgtgggaacatgaatcagatcgtgCATAGTTCGGGAGATCAGAAAAaaggtaaataaactaactctttttagatttttatttttttatttttttatttccgaaagaaagacttataaagaagaaagaaaatatttttggaatttgatttgttttttttttcttctaattttttccaaaaagacttctatataagaaagaaaaatattttttggcttttgatgtttttctttttggatttttgggagaaagactttctaaaacaaatgtagaaaatattttttttttggattttgatttcatttgttttctttttctaataaaagactcctacaaataaaatatttttttggtttaaaaattttcttatttttttatattttttgggattttctaaaaaaaaagactcctaaagaaggaattaaagaaaaatatttttggattttttaaaaaatggagtctcaaagaaagacttttctaaagaaggaagtaaaggaaaatatttttggatttttgaaaaattgtggtctaaaagaaagactttctaaagaggagataaaggaaaatatttttggattttgtttttgaaaattgtggtctaaaagaaagactttctaaagaggaggtaaagaaaatatttatggattttttgaaaattatggaccggaaccgatgaggtttgcctacgtatctcacatccggtgagaatcagacccgcgtagttctgcCAGTTTTGACGGAACAAAGGAAATAAtgacttttgaaaatattggcttattttctctttctttttttttcaaattttcgacaGAGTTTCGAAATGTTTCAAATACCTACCTCACTCTTGTGttttttttgtgattttctttttttttttgtgtgatttttcttccctattctagaagcgaGTCAACATGTAAGTCGAAACaaataaatgcacaagtagcaagtaaaatgcatcaggatggtccttTAATTTTGGGTATacctatcctagacggacccaacccctgtgttgagtcccctagGTCAAATTCACGTGATGcaagcaaacgtacctactagggatccagcatgaggctgtgttattctaagtttaaatcctgggtgtattgttctagacctggctaacccgagcggacaactcgagccggaaGGGGGGGGGCAGCGTGACAGCGTACCCGGAATACAGAAggttcaccggctttgcaacttgtccgaacctcattctaaaattaggatatgactctaacagaaaagaagccacgtgAAGCGCACGCTCCCTAGaaaatttagaagactcagagaaaAGGAGGGTTTCGTAGcagttttatatacagttcacggcgatatcaaagcggtaaaaagtggcatttagcacattaggctcaaacacataaaaatcagataataaacaaaaaccaagtataacagttattctaagctcgaattctgaactttgaaccagaagttctgggttcttgtccccagcatagtcgccagagctgtcacacctcctttttcccgtgggggtaggggagtttttccaattaaagtgatattaatcgaaatgggattatttattcaatcagagtcgccacttggaataatttatggtgtcccaagtcaccaatttattttaaatcccaaatcgaggaaattgactcttatttatggtctgcaaACACAGAAGACCagataaggaattttgttaatccgggagaaggtgtgaggcactcccgagtttcgtggttttagcacggtcgctcaactattaataattggcctaattatctgatttattacatatttaaaatCTATTGTGCTTTTTAGCTTTCtgaccgcttttaatatttatggaatttatttgaaacaaGTCACGATGTTGTACCCTTGTCGTTTTGGCACACGTCGCAAACCGCGCCatatgaaatgcacccgcgattgacgacatgcttatttttattactATTTGAAGTTACGAtcaagtcacgtgaaacgcacactcgaattgaggATTATATATCACGACCATGCCACGAGAACCTACCCATAGCcgtgatgatttattattaatcgtgcCTAAAATTACTAGCGCATTTCTGAACCATTTTTCCCTAAGTGAAACAGATAGTGTAGGACAATGGAAAACCACTCGAGGCAAACAGAAATATGGACAACCAGATATAATTCCTTTAACATGCAACAGAAAATTCCCATCATGCTAAGTATTTCGAAATTTATAACTTCCGCAACCCACAACTTTACTGTGATAAAATCGTGTTCAACAACAAACAATTCGAGTAGAATGCGAGCAGATAACTAAATGAACAAATTCAAAACCTTAGTCAACAAttaaacaaatcacataatcaaATCACCAAACCAACAATTAACATTAAGCTAGAATAAAATGAGTAGAGGATTGAAGAATTGAACCTCAGTTAGAGCGATTTTCccttgaaattgaagaatttaAGGAACCCAAACTTGAATTATATAATAAAATCAAACCATCAAAGTCACGAACCAGAACCCAAGCTGGACCGGAAAACCTCTAACGAGATACCTCAGCGACGACATGGCTACCTCGCAAACTTTTTTAATCGACTCACACCATCTTGAGCTGCGATATGGATTGGGAATTCGTTTTGAGCCTGTTACAAGGTGCTCTGTCTCTGACTTAATTGATGTGAAACTCTATTAATGAAAGGAGATGACGAGACGGGTGCGGAGAAGAAGGTAAGTATTGAAGGTGGTGGTAATGGATGCTTAATAGAGATTAATGTAGAGTGGAAAATTAGGTGGCGTCCATGGAATTGAACTGTGGCATCCCTCTCTTTTTTCTAAACCCGTTCCCAAACTCCTCTGCTTTTCTCTCGTTCTCCAGGCCTCTCTTTTCTCTCTTTGCTCTATCTGTTTCCCTTAGCTTTCCCAGATTTGTTCTCCCCAATTTGCTCTCACTATCTATCCCCCTTTTGTGTGTTGGGTGAGTGAAAAATATATAGGTATAGGTATAGGGATTAATTGGTGGCCAAGAAAAAGAGTGTGTATGGGCATGTGCATTTTTTGAGAGAGAGCATGtgagtttgttacaaaagataaGGAAGAATCTTGCCATATGGAAATGACTCATTGACTCTtgctttaattaatatatatttttttaagagtgtaaaataaaaatactagctaaatattttaaaatcaagaacatataatttttgtgatttttaattttcttaaataaaacctactaaaaatgaagttaagattaaaatatgtagattaaacttaaaattatttacatactaaaaagtgttgaaaaattacaagtatggtaaaaaattaggtgctcacagcacatataagtcttgttctaACACTTGCAATGCTGCCaggacggaagagatgtgtagagattcataaccaactgcctaGTCAATAAATCATTGAGTTTCtcctcttgacaagaaccattacctcattatgaaccaaataatgatatttgctctttaatatgcttcatataaaacTGATCGccctgatcccaggtccaaagaTCTCGCCTCACCCAgcataagctgctcaggcaataaaccacctcggatactgccaaaaatctcatatgatgccataatgtgccaacaagctacatactcgaatgtgatacataaggaaaaacgaactctggaaggaactactcaacccacatagcaatttaaacaaccgaaaaggtgttatgaacctttctcagaacatgagaaataagacacacaagaatagatatggggaactgcactcaacatcacactgttacggcgtgcaccccaatccacacatgataccattgtggcgtgcaacctgatccaaataacatactcgtggcggcgtgccacccgatccacacatgacaataaatagggaagtacccatcaagccaaaatgcttatacctacgaaatacccgaatatcaaccacaagcacgccaagtgcacaataccatccctggggagacagatagcgccatacgctacaaaactcaagcacgactaaggtgcaataaataacctgtatctcgagagccatcctgctcatataacaccacaaactatatggGATCTTAATACGAGtatgaataatcaaaccgcctcacaacccacatggcgcAATAGAGACCACACGGAAGGGCCGACaatagaaataacatccaaggcccgaagacctcTCCGAAAACAACGTTATGCTGAAATAAACACAtccagcctgatatagagcccacattcatacttagatccatccacggacctcaagtcgattttgatcgtaccgcactgggctaataacctttcaaggatccacaataaacCTTTTTcctatgacacacaagaacaaccgtcaaatccgaaacaaacttccacattcccAAACCAAATAAATAGAGCGCCCTTCAGGAATAAATTcacacattagcgatagtaccacaatctccatacttgattCTAAATCTttatcaatcaagtgactacatgtcacacttatacaatattcccgtgggatacactcccacgatcTTCCGTACCAGGTAACTAGTCCGCacgtccataccaccggccacactaatgaTGTAAGGCAAATCTGGAATCCGCGATCAGTACTTAAAGCCTCTTACACttaacaccgatctcaggtgacgtaCCACCATcctgccaattcaaccattgctaaccgatccgacttcttctaattttacCCTAGattttccttagaaataacaatagCTCCATTTAAATTAtatcgaactcaatccgcactcgccCCGAGTGACTCCATTTCACGAGCCCACATTGCCTCAAAACCCACgtaccatctcataccctctttGTGCGCACGTTTACATcctcaactggtacacccattgtgataattcctctgtgaatccgaagtcattttcttccattcctccCATGCTACACCGCAacccgaagataacgtagaacactccaagcctcTTTCATAATCTGCCGCAAAAGCTCGAtgcttaaccatactacggactcgaaatccttaggcaccgcacttaaaTTTCTGAATCcactaagaccgttattgagagtcattCACCCTGACTTGGTCTCaactataatcaaactccaaggccctgctagcacatgaacaccttctcaaagaagcacccggttggatcactttccttgtacatcacctcCACATGAAGCATAAACCCTGAGTCTTCTCAAAACTGAACATGAACTGATAAAGcccaagtatagcacacattcctccaaTCCTTCGCTCAAACTACCACTGacgttttctttccttagtcctAATAAATCACCAATATGCAGATAACCAGAatcctcacaagtagacaaccatgcaatccaatcgtagatggtggggctctcccacttaacttgaagctacaattgcataactctggaacccaccaagactccTTACACCCCGTTGACATGATATCGTATAATCGacccaccaaattcctcgaaattcttatgttaaacatttcatgaacattctgaatcactaaaCACATTCACATATTACTgggtagccagtaaaattctttgtagaagctccatcaacaccatgcaaccgctaacctgctcacaggagatattccacctatggaaattccatgccaacatcctccaaccacgctgcaccgagtacaattaccacgaaaccaataaactaTCCCAAGCTCGTGCCCATTCACCAAcggtacaagtccgttcactcctcatggacatcaattaaaggtgcgacaatacattccaatccaaagtcatgttgcattcctcttcatatcaagcaaactCATTTCTGCCGCACCTAAATCTTTCCCCAGTATAACAGCcaacattccaaattaagtccgtagacccagtcactgtccaccatgaatcccaaatcactccaaacttttcTCAAGGAGTATAGTTAttctaccacagaacccatatgctactctgccactctcccactttggtcaaactcactcctttaagcaATTACTCGACTCCTGTTTCTCAcgcttggccttctagaagtttaaccaccgcgagacacctcccacatgtccttcctcatccttcgttgcccagttgttgccttaaatcaatatTTATCTCTGTATCACTTGAACTAATAGATCGCCACTAACTTTAAACatccccgaagatcatcttccttgaaccatcaacattaggatcaccgattcgattctgaaccacagcACACTGCGACCCCTAacagccgcttccccggcaccattcacaatactctaccccaaaggcaaattgaagaggaccataacaccggcgaacttaacacattccatCAAGGACAAcgtcaccacatcacagatgataaattccaccacgctcaaaaataccaagtctcgttaccccATTGACCTAAACTTGAGCATTCGTAGTCCGATTGTCTTTTCTCCGCCGAAAATAAAATAcagaatctctgaatcatgcaccgagtaaaacctcctttcaagtcattcactgcctcaacgcatagacaagcatcctaccattacataaCATTGTGCGATAGCAATGCacaaatcatcataacaatcaatgcccaaTCTCAAAACCCTaagtaatactgatactgagctgaaacgacagagcagccttccgcaaggcgacgacaatagctcaatcaaatacgcagggagaaacgcCCTGttccacatctgtagtaccattaaacttccttgattcccaatttataacaagcgcttcacatcgcataagattgaataggaagtaaacgaaggcataagcctcaaaggaatcaattcgcacgatgaggaattaagaagggaagtgctcctaacagtcatgtagcctctcgaagataagtgcagacatctccgtatcgatccgcaagactctactagacttgctcatgactcgtgagacctgcgtgaacctagtactctgataccatgttgtcacgacccaaaatccattaaaggtcgtgatggcgcctaacaccgctgtcaggccaaccaaccttgactaattaatgtaattactctttttagtatttttgaatcgaaattttcttcaattaaatagtaagagataaaatttacagaataaatggaaatattttcacaactacaatactgaacaGCCCATAAGTACccccaaacccggtgtcacaagtgcatgagtatcaactaggaagaaaaataaaatacagcatctgttcgaaatacaaattagacaagagTATGTAAATAACACTGATGGAGACTTTGTATGCTGCGGATTCGTAACATGGAAGTGCAGCTCACCGTAAGTCCCCGAAATAGATGCGCCAAAAGAtcactaaacatatgtgtacctacaCAAGaatgtgcagcaagcgtagcatgagtacgtaaacaatgtgtacccagtaagtatcaagcctaatctcgaagaagtagtgacgagaaattgactttgacactcactatgggtcaataatatttgaaatataaATATTTCAATAAACATGATTTATAAGAACAACAATAAATTCCTTGACAAGCAGAAATAAATAATtccttaaattccaataatttctaatttatcaattagcttcacaagctgcaattaaaatatcaaggtatcatgtaattattattattattattaggcacgatgtctgccgaggacgtacggcccgatccagagtgtcgtgtacactgtcgagggacgtgcggcacgatccatagatgcatctatactgccgaggcgttcggcccgctcaacaagaaaggaggttattttcttatgaacctccggaatgagaagttattataatattaacacctaggatgttcaatctctattaacaattcaataaaagatgcaattatcacaagtaattcatgatttgagtcctaaactactcggaaatAACCTCGCAGATGCGGATTTCCCCTTTAGCCggcttgtccgcttctgcgatcagcgGCTCGCTTCTGTGCGACCACTTCTGTGGTGCATGCGCCGCACCTACGTTGGATCCTGCTTCTGCGGTCCTTGGACCTCTCCTGCGGTCGCGCATCTGCACCCCTCTCGTCCACACCTGCGACTTCTGGGCTGCCaacacttggccgcttctgcgagctttgggctcgcttttgcgagctcgcacctgcggctatccCTCcataggtgcggttacaccagaagcctgGTGCAACAACTGCTCTTCAAAAATTCTAACTTGATCCATttaccatccgaaatccacccgaggccctcagaacctcaaccaaatataccaacacgtcccaaaatacattacgaacttagtcgaggcctcaaatcatgccaaccAACATTGAaattacgaatcaccctccaattcaaacttaataaactttgaaattccaaacttctacgATCGATTTCGAAACTTATCAAAtgacgtccaattgacctcacattttgcacataagtcataattgacattacgaacctatttcaactaccggaatcgaaatccggcccgatatcaaaaagtccactctaatcaaacttctcaaaaatcatccaaaattccaacttttcccaattgacaccgaaatgacctatggaccttcAAATAAatttacggacacgctcctaagatcagaatcaccatacggagctattcccaagctcggaatcccaaacagacattgataatattgaaatgcacttcagcaCAAatctatgaaattcttccaaaatgccaacttccataataggcgccgaaaagctcccggatcatccaaaacccgctctggacatacgcccaagtccaaaatcatcatacgaacctgttaaaaccttcaaatctcgattccaatgtcgtttactcaaaactcatattttagtcaattcctccaacttaaggcttccgaaattagaattgttttttctccaaatcaactccgaacttcctgaatttcaattccgaccacacgtacaagtcataatacctgaagtgaagctacgcaTGGTCTTAAACTGCTGAATGAcacgctagaactcaaaacggtcggtcgggtcgttacaccgggggcctcaggtgagtttcgaatgcttaacggatcgaaatgtGGACTTGATAAACTGCTAAAAATGCTGGTTTTCTatcactggtttccttctatgcgatcatgtgagaaggtccgcgatcgcataggcttgtttGGGCAGAGGtaaaatttgttctatgcgatatCGCATGAAGGcacccgcgatcgcgtaggcttgttgaGGCAGtgtttatttttgttcttcgcgatcgcgtgaggtcaaccgcgatTGCGCAGGTTGGGCCTGTCTGTGCTATGTGAACGCATGGGAAATTCCGCGTTCGTATAGGGGaacttgagaggaagctgggccaagcatttgctctatgcgatcgcgtgaagagggatgccatcgcgtagagctgggatcctgttcatcgcgatcgcgtgaaggacaccgcgatcgcgtagggtcttTTTTGGGTTGTGGAAAATTGTTCTTCACGATCACGTAtggttgtccgcgatcgcgtagagcaaatgacagggcagagagtttaagttctaaaaatgggcccattttccattttttccgatttggagctcggattgaggcgatgtttaggagatttttagagaaaacaacggggtaagtgttcttaactcaatattggttaaattacccgaatctatggttgtttttaacatttaatgggtgaaataagttgaaaaatttagaaaaccctcttggtttaaattgaagatttgagggtcgtgttgaggtcggattttggtaaaattggtatgggtagactcgtggttaaatgggctttcggattttataaattttgtcgggttccgagatgtgggccccacgggcgatgtttgagctaaattttagattttgttggaaaattagtattttcttatggaattaattccaacaaattttattgactgaatcgaattatttgtggctagattcgaggcatttggaggccaattcatgaggcaaaggcatagcggaatagagaattacacggtttgaggtaagtaacagttctaaatttggttcggAGGGTATGAAaacccggattatgtgttatatgatcggTTTTgggggtgatgcacatgctaggtgacgggcgtgtgggcgtacaccgtagaaattatgacttggtcaaattccatggaactgtgtagttgaataatctgtggttatctgtacattctctatATAGTACAAAAATTGAaacacaaatcatgtttagattatgtgttggcactgtagggacccacataggtcgtgcacatgttgaattatctgctaatttgttattttttactcagtcacagtttacttgtttattctatctcagtctctattgtttattattgatgcatcacattattgttgtttgggctgatttgcaTGATCACTGAGAGCTCGAGacactggagagatttatgactaagtgaggtcgagagcctgattgtgagatattataccatagcacatgagttgtccgtgcggatctagatattatactatagcacgtgagttttccgtgcagcacatgagttatccgtgcagatccagatattatactatagcacgtgagttgtccgtgaggattatagcgcttgggctgtaggagcccctccggagtctgtacacaccaccagtgagcgcaggtatctattgagtgtgagtgatgagtgaTGAGTGAATGAAATGGTTGAGTGACTATGGTCCTAAGAGGATCCATATGATTTCATTATGGTTGCACttcagctatcatatatcactgtttggaaatttctgagagatattatcttatgtttcagttgaacttgacatgaaattactgtttggggcttaaatgttgaacttgaaagcatgcttacATTGTTATGTTTGAAATTACTATAATTGGACTCAactatgaagctcgtcactacttccagttccttatttattattgttacttgttgagttgcttgtactcatactacaccctgcacctcgtgtgcagattcaggtacctcCGGACACGGTGGTTGCTAGTTTTTCGGGGTTTTATCTAT containing:
- the LOC138904582 gene encoding uncharacterized protein; the protein is MTEMCQASANGQGLPLSHVFPKFTPISTITTLVSLSDRSYPFGFSLYPNCTTTTGTSVARSESVPLTTNQTITAVMPVFAIPQPTVVQKKSHELQFATQQEQYHSPEYHSYLFDLPSKIEKPIRKMAQEEMTQRVKSLEQKLKNMQGSAGQKSIAFKDLCIFPGVRLPLGFKTPKFEKYDGYGYPIAHLKRYCNQLRGVEGKEELVMAYFVESLTGVASEWFMDQETSHWHVWDDMAQGFVKQFQYNIDIAPDRNSLSNLKKKPTESFREYAIKWREQATRVKPTMDDHELITVFLQAQEPDYFQNMMSVVGKSFSEAIKIGEMVENGLKTG